GCGGGGTCGGCGCCGCCGCGGTCGAGCAAGACGGGGCCGGGGCTCAGGCTGTCGGGGGCGGCAAGGAATCGGAACATGCGCGTGGGATCGATCGAGTAAGTCGGTGCGGCCATCTCGAAGAACATCCGCGCGTCGGGAAAGTACGGCCGGCGCATCAGCCGCCGCGTGCGGCCAGTGGGCGCCGCGAGATTCTCGAAGGCCTCGAGAATCAGGCGCATCTGCTCGGTGTCGCCGCGCGCAAAGCCGCGTGCGCGAAGCTCGCCGAGCAGATCGACGCGGCGGTCGGCGCCACGGCGGTGCTCGTCGCGATACAGGTCGAGCATCAGCGCGGCCAGCACGATCGAATGATCGGGGGCAAATCCGCCCGCGATCGCGCGACCGAGCGCGGCCATGTTGCGGACGATGGGCTGCTCGGCGAGCATGGCGCCGCGCGATTTCAGATGAGTGGAAAGAATCGGGATTACGTACTCGAGCAATCCCAGCTCTGCCATCAGCACCAGCGCGTGAGCGGCCTCGGGCTGGCCGAGCGTCTTGTAAGTTTCCTCGACCAGGCGCGGCACAGAGGCCTTGGCGAGATCGGCGCGATGTCGCTCGATGGCGACGCGCGTGGCGGGCTCGATTTCGAAGCCGAGCTTGGCCGCGAATCGTACCGCGCGCATCATGCGGACCGGATCCTCGCGCATCCGCAACTCGGGGTCGCCGATAGTGCGGATCAATCGAGCCCTGAGGTCGTCAACTCCGCCGGGAAAATCGATCACGTGAAAAGTTTGCGGACTGTAGAACAGCGCGTTGACGGTGAAGTCGCGGCGAAACGCGTCTTCCTCGGGCGTGCCGAAAGTGTTGTCGAGACGAATCAGCGGATCGTCGCTGTCGGCGACCGCCTCGGCCTGGCGGCGGAAGGTGGCGACCTCGACATTCTGCCGGCCGAAGAAAACGTGGACCAGGCGAAAGCGCCGCCCGATCAGGCGCGAGTTGCGGAACAGCTCGCGGACCTGCTGCGGATGGGCCGAAGTGGCGACGTCGAAGTCCTTGGGCTTGCGCGAGAGCATCAGATCGCGCACCCCGCCGCCGACCAGGAATGCGTCGTAGCCGGCGCCGGCGAGGCGATAGAGGACCTTGAGCACGTTGGCATCGATATCGCGGCGCGAGATGGGATGCTCGGCGCGCTCAAGTATGCGGGGTTCCAATTCCGTTTGTCCGAATTCGCTCCAAACCTAGCACGATACCGCCCGCGCTTCATCGTTCCCGCAGGCACGCTTTGCGACGCGCGCATCCTGCCCAAGAAGCGGTAAAAGGGCTACGCTGGGCGATGACAAAGGAGACTGCGATATGGACAAGTTTCTAATCGACCTTAAAAAGATTCGCGAAAACGCCCGCAAGCATATCGAAGAGGGCGCCGTGACCGAGGGCTACAAGGCGGATCGCCAGCAGGTGCTGAAAGTGCTCAACGAGGCGCTGGCGACGGAGATAGTCTGCGTGCTTCGCTACAAACGCCATTTCTACATGGCGCAGGGGATCAGCTCCGATTCCGTCAAGGCCGAATTCCTGCAGCACGCCAACGAAGAGCAGCAGCACGCCGATTGGATTGCGGAGCGAATTACGCAGCTCGGCGGCGAGCCCGACTTCAATCCCAAGGGACTCGCGGACCGCTCGCACTCGGAGTACGTCGAGGGCAAGACGCTGCTCGACATGATCAAGGAAGACCTGGTCGCCGAGCGGATCGCAATCCAGACGTATCAGGAAATCATTCGATGGCTGGGCGATGGCGATCCGACCACCAAGATACTGATCGAACAGATCAACAAGATGGAAGAAGAGCACGCCAACGACATGTCGGATTTGCTCACCAAGATGAGCTGACGATTCCGCTGCACAACGGCGAGCACTGGTTGACAAAAATGCCCGCTGTGAGCTAGTTGGAATTCAATAGCGCGCGGAGCATTCCGCTTCGCCATCGGGCCCCGGAGAACCTCAGGATGAAGCCCGCACGGACGCTTCTCTTCTCCATTCTCGCCGCGACGGTGGTGGTTGCTTCGTTCACTCTGGCTGGCGCGCAAGGACCCGGCCCGATTGCCGATCCCAAGTCCGAGAAGCAGGCGGGTTTCCCGGCCGATCTCTATTCGTGGGTGATTCCGCCCGACAATCCGCAGACGCCGGCAAAGATTGCGCTCGGCAAGGCGCTGTTTTTTGACGATCGCTTGTCCGCCGACGGCAAGATATCTTGCGATCACTGTCACGCTCCCGCCAAGGGCTTCACCGATCAGCTACCGACCTCGATGGGTATCCGCGCGCAGTTCGGCCAGCGCAACGCGCCTACCGTCCTCAACGCGCTGTTCAACGTGACGCAGTTCTGGGACGGACGCGCGCCGTCGCTCGAGGCGCAGGTCCAGGGCCCGGTAACCAATCCGGTCGAGATGGGCATGAAATCGACCGACGACGCGGTCGCGAAGGTCAAGGCGATTCCCGAGTACGGCAAGCAATTCCAGGATGTGTTCGGGCACGACGTCACGTTCGCCGATATCGAGCGCGCGATCGCCGCGTACGAGCGCACCCAACTCGCATTCGACTCGCCGTTCGACAAGTTTATCGCCGGCGACCCGAGCGCAATCAGCGATTCGGCCAAGCGCGGATGGTCGATTTTCAACGGCAAGGGCCGCTGCATGTCGTGTCACGCATGGAATCCGACGCAGCCGCTGTTTACCGATCAAAAGTTCCACAACATCGGCGTGTCGGCGCATAACGCCAACTTCGTGCCGCTCGCGCGCAAAGCGCTCGACACGCTCAGCCAAAGCGGCGGCAACGCCGAGGAGATCGACAAGCTGGCTATCGGCACCGACATGAGCGGGCTCGGGCGTTTCCTGGTCACCAAGCAGCCGCATGATATCGGCGCGTTCCGCACCATGAGTTTGCGCAACCTGCTGGTCACGCAGCCGTACTTCCACGACGGCTCGCAGGTCACGCTGTGGGACACGATCGATCATTACAACAAGGGCGGCGTGCAGAACCCGTACCTCGACGGCGGGATCGTTCCGCTCGGCCTCAGCGAAGCCGAAGAGGACGACCTGGTCGCGTTTCTCGCCAGCCTGACCAGCCCCGAATACGCCGACGCCGCCAAGCAGGAATACGACCTCCAGTTCAAACGTTCGCGCACCAACCGCCCGCAGCGCGATACCGCCGCCGCCAACGGCGACAACGGGCGCGGGCCGGGATTGGCGGGACCGTTCGGCGATATCGGACCGCCACAGACCGACGAGAATCCGGCGTTGCTCGGTGGCGACTAACCTGACGAAAAATCTTAAGGCAGGCGGGCGATGGCTGCTCGGCATAAAAGCGTCGAAACGAAATACATGGAAGATCGCGACGCGGCCCTGCGCGGATTGCGCGGTCTGGACCGGCGGACATTTCTGAAAGTGCTGGCCGCGACGACCGGCGCCGTGATGGCGAAGAGCCTGATGCCGCCGCATTCGTTCCAGCTCGTCGAAGTCGCCAACGCCGCGCCCGACAAGACCGCCGGTGCGGCCGGGATGGCGGGCAAGCCGCCGTTCACCTTCGCGTACATCTCGGACTCGCATCTCTATCAGCGCACGCTCAACCAGCGCTTCGTGCGCGCGGTAGCCAGGGCGGTCGATGACGTGAACGCGCTCGATCCGCAACCCGACTTCGTGCTGTTCGGCGGTGACCTGGCGCAACTCGGGCGGCGCGAGGAGCTCGACCTGGGAATGCAGCTCCTCGCCGAGGTCAAGGCGCCGGTGAAAATGATGGTCGGCGAGCACGACTGGTTCTACGACATGGGCGACGCGTGGCAGGAGATGTTCGGCCCGCCCAACTACTCGTTTGACTGGAAGGGCGTGCACGTCGTGGTGCTGATGAGCGTGCACGAGAAGGATTTCTGGACGGCGCGCAAAATGACGCCGGCCGAGAGGATGCACACGGTCGCGGGCCTCGACAACGGGATACAGTCGCGCTTCGAAGTCGGCGACGACGAGCGCAAGTGGCTCGCCGCCGACCTCGCCAAGGTGCCGCACACCACTCCGCTGCTGGTCTTCTCGCACTCGCCGCTCTACAAATACTACCGCAACTGGAATTTCTGGACCGATGATGCCGAGCAGGTGCAGGCGATTCTGAAGCCGTACCAGCACGTGACGGTGATCCACGGCCATACCCATCAGATGCTCTACAACCAGATCGGGAACATCAGTTTTTACGGGATGCTCTCGACGGCGTGGCCGTGGCCGTACGCGCCGACCGGGCTGCCGCCGTTGACTATTCAGATGAACCGGGCGGATCCGTTCGATCAGTTCGACGGATTGGGCGACGGCCGGATAAATGTGCGCGCCGACGGATTGGCGGACAAGATCTACAGCCTGTGGGATCGCAACCCGGTCACGGTGAAGGCCGACTACCTGGTTTCGCACGGCAAGATCGCGCGGCCGCCCGCGCCACAGTTCGCGAGCTACTGAGGCCGGGGAAGAAAGCTTGCTCGAGGCGAATATGACCCGACGATCGATCGCATTGGCAACCGCCGCCGGAGCTGCCGCGATACTCGCGGTCGTGATGCACGCGCCGCGGCTTCGCGCGCAACCAGCGCCTCCCCTGCCTGTCCATCAAGTGCCGGTTTCGAAAAACGGCGGCACGGTCGTGATGCTCTGCGACGGCAAAACCAGCGTGGAAGTGAAAGGCCTCAAGCCGGGCGAGTCCATGCCGCATGCGCAGGCGGTCGAGATCGCGCGCCAGTTGATGGCGCAATGGCAGCGCGAGCATCCCAGCGAGAAATGGGAGATGGCGCAGCAAGAGCATCAGACAGACCAGTCGCCTCAGCCCGTACCGGCTCCATCGGCAGCGTCAGGCGCCGGTACAGCGGCGGCCAAGCCAACCGGCGCGAAGTTGCAATCGAAGGGAACGCAGCAGGGCGACACCTACGCGAGCTTCACCGATCGCGACTACAAAGTTTGGAAGAACGAGACCGACAATTTCGTCGCGCAAGGGAACCAGCTATTCCACGACGGCGCTGCCGTCGGCGGCACGATTGGCGTGAGCTGCGACATGTGCCATCCGGACGGGTCGAATACGCATCCCGAGACTTATCCGAAATACCAGGTCCAGCTACAGCGCGTGGCGCTGCTGCGCGACATGATCGATTGGTGCATCGAGAATCCGCTCAAGGGCAAGGCGCTCGATCCCAACGATACCCGACTGCGCGCGCTCGAAGCGTACATCCTCGCGCAGCGCAAAGGCGTCGCGCTCGACTACGGCAAGCACTAAGCGCCCGCGCCCTTGAGCAGCGGCGCATGATTCCTTTGGGCACACACATGATGCGATAGGACCCAAAAGATAGCGTTACTAAAGGGGCACGAAAGCAACCCCGGCAGGCGCTGCGGCCTGCTCCCAAATTTCCCGCCAATCCTAAGCAGAGTTAGCTGCGACGCGTATCAAGCCGGAGCAACATCAACATCAGCATCAGACGATCATTGCGCGGTTTGAGCTCGGGTACTGTTCCCTTTTCCGCCAACATGCCGCGAAGCGCCGTTTCGCCGAAGGTATTGAACACGGCCCGGTCGTCCATGCCAATTGAGAATCGTTGCGATGAAGTGACGTTTGCCCGTAGCGGGTGCGCAACTGAAAACCGCTTCCACGGACTGATCGGATGCTTCCAGAAGTGAAGATCGAGCGAAACGCGATGCGAAACGCCAATTTGAGGAGGCATGATCGGCGACGCTCGCAGCTGCCCAAGCAATGTATTATTGAGCAGGGTGCCCGATTGTAGCATCAGCAGCAGCGCCGCCGCTCCGAAGAGCGAAACTAATGCGATCATCGCCGCATGCAAATTCCGCGCGCCGATACTGACTGTGGGTAAGTGCGCTTGCAGTTTCATCGTGTATCCCTCTTGGGATCCAGCAAGAACTGTACCGCAATAAGTTTCCCTTGTGGAGCCCTCTGCGCTGAATAAGAACCTCTAACAGATCAGCGCGAGCGGTACAAGAGCCAGGCGCGCTCGGAGATCGCGGATAGGTAGAACAGCGCGACGAGCGGCGCGAGGGCGCGCACGATAGCACCGGCAAGCGCCGGCGGCGGCGAAATCGCAAGCGCGATCACCAGCGCATAGTTGATGATCCCGCCCCAATGACCGAGCCGGCTCCGTACCGGACGCGCCGCGCGCCCTCCGAGCACGACCGAATCGATCGCGTACTGGCTGAACGAAAGCGCGATGAGGATCGGGATGTAAAAGGCTATCGCGCCGGCCGCCGCTTCGGATAAAAGCGCCGCCAGCACGAACGTCACATCCGCAATTGCGTCGAGCCATCGCCCGCTGCCGCTCGCGACTCCCAGCCGCCGCGCGATTCGCCCGTCGATGAAATCGCTGCCCGCGCCAACTATCGAGATTATCGCGAATGCCAGC
This genomic stretch from Candidatus Binatus sp. harbors:
- a CDS encoding CDP-alcohol phosphatidyltransferase family protein, translated to MKHRRSRGAAMLAQMPNGLSAIRFALAAIWIELAARGHQGRLAFAIISIVGAGSDFIDGRIARRLGVASGSGRWLDAIADVTFVLAALLSEAAAGAIAFYIPILIALSFSQYAIDSVVLGGRAARPVRSRLGHWGGIINYALVIALAISPPPALAGAIVRALAPLVALFYLSAISERAWLLYRSR
- a CDS encoding ferritin-like domain-containing protein; this encodes MDKFLIDLKKIRENARKHIEEGAVTEGYKADRQQVLKVLNEALATEIVCVLRYKRHFYMAQGISSDSVKAEFLQHANEEQQHADWIAERITQLGGEPDFNPKGLADRSHSEYVEGKTLLDMIKEDLVAERIAIQTYQEIIRWLGDGDPTTKILIEQINKMEEEHANDMSDLLTKMS
- a CDS encoding cytochrome-c peroxidase; protein product: MKPARTLLFSILAATVVVASFTLAGAQGPGPIADPKSEKQAGFPADLYSWVIPPDNPQTPAKIALGKALFFDDRLSADGKISCDHCHAPAKGFTDQLPTSMGIRAQFGQRNAPTVLNALFNVTQFWDGRAPSLEAQVQGPVTNPVEMGMKSTDDAVAKVKAIPEYGKQFQDVFGHDVTFADIERAIAAYERTQLAFDSPFDKFIAGDPSAISDSAKRGWSIFNGKGRCMSCHAWNPTQPLFTDQKFHNIGVSAHNANFVPLARKALDTLSQSGGNAEEIDKLAIGTDMSGLGRFLVTKQPHDIGAFRTMSLRNLLVTQPYFHDGSQVTLWDTIDHYNKGGVQNPYLDGGIVPLGLSEAEEDDLVAFLASLTSPEYADAAKQEYDLQFKRSRTNRPQRDTAAANGDNGRGPGLAGPFGDIGPPQTDENPALLGGD
- a CDS encoding metallophosphoesterase family protein; this translates as MAARHKSVETKYMEDRDAALRGLRGLDRRTFLKVLAATTGAVMAKSLMPPHSFQLVEVANAAPDKTAGAAGMAGKPPFTFAYISDSHLYQRTLNQRFVRAVARAVDDVNALDPQPDFVLFGGDLAQLGRREELDLGMQLLAEVKAPVKMMVGEHDWFYDMGDAWQEMFGPPNYSFDWKGVHVVVLMSVHEKDFWTARKMTPAERMHTVAGLDNGIQSRFEVGDDERKWLAADLAKVPHTTPLLVFSHSPLYKYYRNWNFWTDDAEQVQAILKPYQHVTVIHGHTHQMLYNQIGNISFYGMLSTAWPWPYAPTGLPPLTIQMNRADPFDQFDGLGDGRINVRADGLADKIYSLWDRNPVTVKADYLVSHGKIARPPAPQFASY
- the pcnB gene encoding polynucleotide adenylyltransferase PcnB, with translation MEPRILERAEHPISRRDIDANVLKVLYRLAGAGYDAFLVGGGVRDLMLSRKPKDFDVATSAHPQQVRELFRNSRLIGRRFRLVHVFFGRQNVEVATFRRQAEAVADSDDPLIRLDNTFGTPEEDAFRRDFTVNALFYSPQTFHVIDFPGGVDDLRARLIRTIGDPELRMREDPVRMMRAVRFAAKLGFEIEPATRVAIERHRADLAKASVPRLVEETYKTLGQPEAAHALVLMAELGLLEYVIPILSTHLKSRGAMLAEQPIVRNMAALGRAIAGGFAPDHSIVLAALMLDLYRDEHRRGADRRVDLLGELRARGFARGDTEQMRLILEAFENLAAPTGRTRRLMRRPYFPDARMFFEMAAPTYSIDPTRMFRFLAAPDSLSPGPVLLDRGGADPA